In Carassius gibelio isolate Cgi1373 ecotype wild population from Czech Republic chromosome B13, carGib1.2-hapl.c, whole genome shotgun sequence, one genomic interval encodes:
- the actn1 gene encoding alpha-actinin-1 isoform X1 — MDHHHQQHHHHQYDEGDNDYRQPEDDWDRDMLLDPAWEKQQRKTFTAWCNSHLRKAGTQIENIEEDFRDGLKLMLLLEVISGERLAKPERGKMRVHKISNVNKALNFIASKGVKLVSIGAEEIVDGNAKMTLGMIWTIILRFAIQDISVEETSAKEGLLLWCQRKTAPYKNVNIQNFHISWKDGLGFCALIHRHRPELIDYGKLRKDDPMTNLNTAFDVAEKYLDIPKMLDAEDIVGTARPDEKAIMTYVSSFYHAFSGAQKAETAANRICKVLAVNQENEQLMEDYEKLASDLLEWIRRTIPWLENRLPENTMQAMQQKLEDFRDYRRLHKPPKVQEKCQLEINFNTLQTKLRLSNRPAFMPSEGKMVSDISNAWGSLEGAEKGYEEWLLNEIRRLERLDHLAEKFRQKAAIHEAWTNGKEEMLQQKDYETASLSDIKALLKKHEAFESDLAAHQDRVEQIAAIAQELNELEYYDSPSVNARCQRICDQWDSLGVLTQKRSEALQRTEKLLETIDQLYLEFAKRAAPFNNWMEGAMEDLQDTFIVHTIEEIQGLSTAHEQFKATLPEADKERQAILGIHNEIAKIVQTYHVNMAGINPYTTINPQEINAKWDKVRQLVPQRDQALIEEHARQQNNERLRRQFANQANVIGPWIQTKMEEIGRISIEMHGTLEDQLTHLRQYEKSIVNYKPKIDQLEGDHQLIQEALIFDNKHTNYTMEHIRVGWEQLLTTIARTINEIENQILTRDAKGISQEQMNEFRASFNHFDRDHSGTLGAEEFKACLISLGFDIGNDSQGEAEFARIMSIVDPNRLGLITFQAFIDFMSRETADTDTADQVMASFKVLAGDKNYILADELRRELPPDQAEYCIARMTPYTGPDAVPGALDYMSFSTALYGESDL; from the exons ATGGATCACCACCAtcaacaacatcatcatcatcaatatgATGAAGGAGACAACGACTATAGGCAACCGGAAGATGACTGGGACCGGGATATGCTGCTTGACCCCGCCTGGGAGAAACAACAGCGAAAG ACGTTTACTGCGTGGTGCAATTCTCATCTACGAAAGGCAGGGACACAGATCGAAAACATTGAGGAAGATTTTCGAGACGGACTCAAGCTCATGCTGCTCCTAGAGGTCATTTCAG GAGAACGCTTGGCCAAACCAGAGAGAGGAAAGATGAGAGTCCATAAGATCTCCAATGTGAATAAAGCTCTGAACTTCATTGCAAGCAAAGGAGTCAAACTGGTCTCAATTGGAGCAGAGG AGATTGTTGATGGGAATGCTAAGATGACTCTGGGGATGATCTGGACCATTATCCTCCGCTTCGCCATCCAGGACATCTCAGTGGAGG agaccTCAGCTAAAGAAGGCCTGCTGCTGTGGTGCCAGAGAAAAACAGCTCCCTACAAAAATGTCAACATCCAGAATTTCCACATCAG TTGGAAGGATGGATTGGGCTTCTGCGCACTTATTCACAGACATCGTCCAGAGCTCATTGATTACGGTAAACTGCGCAAG GACGACCCAATGACTAATCTGAACACCGCCTTTGACGTCGCTGAAAAGTACCTGGACATCCCTAAGATGCTGGATGCAGAAG ATATTGTTGGTACGGCCCGTCCTGATGAGAAGGCCATCATGACCTACGTTTCTAGCTTCTACCATGCCTTCTCTGGGGCGCAGAAG GCCGAGACAGCAGCCAATCGGATCTGCAAAGTCCTGGCTGTCAATCAGGAGAACGAGCAACTGATGGAAGACTATGAGAAACTGGCCAGTGAT CTCCTGGAGTGGATTCGCAGAACAATCCCATGGTTGGAGAACCGCCTTCCAGAGAACACCATGCAGGCCATGCAGCAGAAGTTGGAGGATTTCCGGGACTACCGACGACTTCACAAACCTCCCAAAGTTCAGGAGAAATGTCAGCTGGAGATCAACTTCAACACACTGCAGACCAAACTCCGCCTCAGCAACCGGCCTGCGTTCATGCCCTCAGAGGGGAAGATGGTCTCG GATATCTCCAATGCTTGGGGAAGTCTTGAGGGAGCAGAGAAAGGTTATGAAGAGTGGCTACTAAATGAGATTCGCAGACTGGAGAGACTCGACCACCTTGCAGAGAAATTCCGCCAAAAAGCTGCCATCCATGAGGCCTGGACTAACG GTAAGGAGGAGATGCTGCAGCAGAAAGACTACGAGACCGCATCCCTCTCTGACATCAAAGCTTTGCTGAAGAAGCATGAGGCGTTTGAGAGTGACCTTGCAGCTCATCAGGACAGAGTGGAACAGATCGCTGCCATCGCACAGGAGCTGAA TGAGTTGGAGTACTATGACTCTCCCAGTGTAAATGCTCGCTGTCAGCGGATCTGTGATCAGTGGGATTCACTGGGGGTTTTAACTCAGAAACGTAGCGAGGCCTTACAG AGGACCGAGAAACTGTTAGAAACGATTGATCAGCTGTACCTGGAGTTTGCCAAAAGGGCGGCGCCCTTTAACAACTGGATGGAGGGAGCCATGGAAGACCTGCAGGACACTTTTATCGTCCACACCATTGAGGAGATACAG gGACTCAGCACAGCCCATGAGCAGTTTAAAGCCACACTGCCCGAGGCAGATAAGGAGCGACAGGCCATCCTGGGCATCCATAATGAAATTGCTAAAATAGTGCAGACATACCACGTCAACATGGCTGGCATTAACCCCTACACCACCATCAACCCCCAGGAGATCAATGCCAAATGGGATAAG GTGAGGCAGTTAGTACCCCAGAGAGATCAGGCCCTGATAGAAGAACACGCTCGTCAGCAGAATAATGAGAGACTGCGCAGACAGTTTGCTAATCAGGCAAATGTCATTGGGCCCTGGATCCAGACCAAGATGGAG GAAATTGGCAGAATCTCTATTGAGATGCACGGGACCCTGGAGGATCAGCTGACCCACCTTCGGCAGTATGAGAAGAGCATTGTGAACTACAAACCAAAGATTGACCAGCTAGAGGGAGACCATCAACTCATACAGGAAGCACTGATATTTGACAACAAACACACTAACTACACCATGGAG CACATCCGTGTAGGTTGGGAGCAGCTCCTCACCACCATCGCTCGCACCATCAACGAGATCGAGAACCAGATTCTGACCCGTGACGCCAAAGGCATCAGCCAGGAACAAATGAATGAGTTCAGAGCCTCGTTCAACCACTTCGATCGA GACCACTCGGGCACACTGGGCGCTGAGGAATTCAAAGCCTGCCTAATCAGTCTGGGCTTCGATATCGGGAACGactcacag GGAGAGGCGGAGTTTGCCCGCATCATGAGCATTGTGGATCCTAACCGACTGGGACTGATCACATTCCAGGCCTTCATTGACTTTATGTCTCGCGAGACGGCCGACACGGACACCGCTGATCAGGTCATGGCATCCTTTAAAGTCCTAGCTGGAGACAAG AACTATATCCTGGCGGATGAGCTGCGGCGTGAGCTCCCCCCTGACCAGGCCGAGTACTGCATCGCCCGCATGACGCCTTACACCGGCCCTGACGCCGTCCCGGGAGCTCTTGACTACATGTCCTTCTCCACCGCCCTCTATGGGGAGAGTGACCTCTGA
- the actn1 gene encoding alpha-actinin-1 isoform X5, with product MDHHHQQHHHHQYDEGDNDYRQPEDDWDRDMLLDPAWEKQQRKTFTAWCNSHLRKAGTQIENIEEDFRDGLKLMLLLEVISGERLAKPERGKMRVHKISNVNKALNFIASKGVKLVSIGAEEIVDGNAKMTLGMIWTIILRFAIQDISVEETSAKEGLLLWCQRKTAPYKNVNIQNFHISWKDGLGFCALIHRHRPELIDYGKLRKDDPMTNLNTAFDVAEKYLDIPKMLDAEDIVGTARPDEKAIMTYVSSFYHAFSGAQKAETAANRICKVLAVNQENEQLMEDYEKLASDLLEWIRRTIPWLENRLPENTMQAMQQKLEDFRDYRRLHKPPKVQEKCQLEINFNTLQTKLRLSNRPAFMPSEGKMVSDISNAWGSLEGAEKGYEEWLLNEIRRLERLDHLAEKFRQKAAIHEAWTNGKEEMLQQKDYETASLSDIKALLKKHEAFESDLAAHQDRVEQIAAIAQELNELEYYDSPSVNARCQRICDQWDSLGVLTQKRSEALQRTEKLLETIDQLYLEFAKRAAPFNNWMEGAMEDLQDTFIVHTIEEIQGLSTAHEQFKATLPEADKERQAILGIHNEIAKIVQTYHVNMAGINPYTTINPQEINAKWDKVRQLVPQRDQALIEEHARQQNNERLRRQFANQANVIGPWIQTKMEEIGRISIEMHGTLEDQLTHLRQYEKSIVNYKPKIDQLEGDHQLIQEALIFDNKHTNYTMEHIRVGWEQLLTTIARTINEIENQILTRDAKGISQEQMNEFRASFNHFDRDHSGTLGAEEFKACLISLGFDIGNDSQKRTGMMDAEDFRACLISMGYNMGEAEFARIMSIVDPNRLGLITFQAFIDFMSRETADTDTADQVMASFKVLAGDKNYILADELRRELPPDQAEYCIARMTPYTGPDAVPGALDYMSFSTALYGESDL from the exons ATGGATCACCACCAtcaacaacatcatcatcatcaatatgATGAAGGAGACAACGACTATAGGCAACCGGAAGATGACTGGGACCGGGATATGCTGCTTGACCCCGCCTGGGAGAAACAACAGCGAAAG ACGTTTACTGCGTGGTGCAATTCTCATCTACGAAAGGCAGGGACACAGATCGAAAACATTGAGGAAGATTTTCGAGACGGACTCAAGCTCATGCTGCTCCTAGAGGTCATTTCAG GAGAACGCTTGGCCAAACCAGAGAGAGGAAAGATGAGAGTCCATAAGATCTCCAATGTGAATAAAGCTCTGAACTTCATTGCAAGCAAAGGAGTCAAACTGGTCTCAATTGGAGCAGAGG AGATTGTTGATGGGAATGCTAAGATGACTCTGGGGATGATCTGGACCATTATCCTCCGCTTCGCCATCCAGGACATCTCAGTGGAGG agaccTCAGCTAAAGAAGGCCTGCTGCTGTGGTGCCAGAGAAAAACAGCTCCCTACAAAAATGTCAACATCCAGAATTTCCACATCAG TTGGAAGGATGGATTGGGCTTCTGCGCACTTATTCACAGACATCGTCCAGAGCTCATTGATTACGGTAAACTGCGCAAG GACGACCCAATGACTAATCTGAACACCGCCTTTGACGTCGCTGAAAAGTACCTGGACATCCCTAAGATGCTGGATGCAGAAG ATATTGTTGGTACGGCCCGTCCTGATGAGAAGGCCATCATGACCTACGTTTCTAGCTTCTACCATGCCTTCTCTGGGGCGCAGAAG GCCGAGACAGCAGCCAATCGGATCTGCAAAGTCCTGGCTGTCAATCAGGAGAACGAGCAACTGATGGAAGACTATGAGAAACTGGCCAGTGAT CTCCTGGAGTGGATTCGCAGAACAATCCCATGGTTGGAGAACCGCCTTCCAGAGAACACCATGCAGGCCATGCAGCAGAAGTTGGAGGATTTCCGGGACTACCGACGACTTCACAAACCTCCCAAAGTTCAGGAGAAATGTCAGCTGGAGATCAACTTCAACACACTGCAGACCAAACTCCGCCTCAGCAACCGGCCTGCGTTCATGCCCTCAGAGGGGAAGATGGTCTCG GATATCTCCAATGCTTGGGGAAGTCTTGAGGGAGCAGAGAAAGGTTATGAAGAGTGGCTACTAAATGAGATTCGCAGACTGGAGAGACTCGACCACCTTGCAGAGAAATTCCGCCAAAAAGCTGCCATCCATGAGGCCTGGACTAACG GTAAGGAGGAGATGCTGCAGCAGAAAGACTACGAGACCGCATCCCTCTCTGACATCAAAGCTTTGCTGAAGAAGCATGAGGCGTTTGAGAGTGACCTTGCAGCTCATCAGGACAGAGTGGAACAGATCGCTGCCATCGCACAGGAGCTGAA TGAGTTGGAGTACTATGACTCTCCCAGTGTAAATGCTCGCTGTCAGCGGATCTGTGATCAGTGGGATTCACTGGGGGTTTTAACTCAGAAACGTAGCGAGGCCTTACAG AGGACCGAGAAACTGTTAGAAACGATTGATCAGCTGTACCTGGAGTTTGCCAAAAGGGCGGCGCCCTTTAACAACTGGATGGAGGGAGCCATGGAAGACCTGCAGGACACTTTTATCGTCCACACCATTGAGGAGATACAG gGACTCAGCACAGCCCATGAGCAGTTTAAAGCCACACTGCCCGAGGCAGATAAGGAGCGACAGGCCATCCTGGGCATCCATAATGAAATTGCTAAAATAGTGCAGACATACCACGTCAACATGGCTGGCATTAACCCCTACACCACCATCAACCCCCAGGAGATCAATGCCAAATGGGATAAG GTGAGGCAGTTAGTACCCCAGAGAGATCAGGCCCTGATAGAAGAACACGCTCGTCAGCAGAATAATGAGAGACTGCGCAGACAGTTTGCTAATCAGGCAAATGTCATTGGGCCCTGGATCCAGACCAAGATGGAG GAAATTGGCAGAATCTCTATTGAGATGCACGGGACCCTGGAGGATCAGCTGACCCACCTTCGGCAGTATGAGAAGAGCATTGTGAACTACAAACCAAAGATTGACCAGCTAGAGGGAGACCATCAACTCATACAGGAAGCACTGATATTTGACAACAAACACACTAACTACACCATGGAG CACATCCGTGTAGGTTGGGAGCAGCTCCTCACCACCATCGCTCGCACCATCAACGAGATCGAGAACCAGATTCTGACCCGTGACGCCAAAGGCATCAGCCAGGAACAAATGAATGAGTTCAGAGCCTCGTTCAACCACTTCGATCGA GACCACTCGGGCACACTGGGCGCTGAGGAATTCAAAGCCTGCCTAATCAGTCTGGGCTTCGATATCGGGAACGactcacag AAGAGAACAGGCATGATGGATGCAGAAGACTTCAGAGCCTGCCTCATCTCCATGGGTTATAATATG GGAGAGGCGGAGTTTGCCCGCATCATGAGCATTGTGGATCCTAACCGACTGGGACTGATCACATTCCAGGCCTTCATTGACTTTATGTCTCGCGAGACGGCCGACACGGACACCGCTGATCAGGTCATGGCATCCTTTAAAGTCCTAGCTGGAGACAAG AACTATATCCTGGCGGATGAGCTGCGGCGTGAGCTCCCCCCTGACCAGGCCGAGTACTGCATCGCCCGCATGACGCCTTACACCGGCCCTGACGCCGTCCCGGGAGCTCTTGACTACATGTCCTTCTCCACCGCCCTCTATGGGGAGAGTGACCTCTGA
- the actn1 gene encoding alpha-actinin-1 isoform X2 — MDHHHQQHHHHQYDEGDNDYRQPEDDWDRDMLLDPAWEKQQRKTFTAWCNSHLRKAGTQIENIEEDFRDGLKLMLLLEVISGERLAKPERGKMRVHKISNVNKALNFIASKGVKLVSIGAEEIVDGNAKMTLGMIWTIILRFAIQDISVEETSAKEGLLLWCQRKTAPYKNVNIQNFHISWKDGLGFCALIHRHRPELIDYGKLRKDDPMTNLNTAFDVAEKYLDIPKMLDAEDIVSTLRPDEKAIMTYVSCYYHAFSGKQKAETAANRICKVLAVNQENEQLMEDYEKLASDLLEWIRRTIPWLENRLPENTMQAMQQKLEDFRDYRRLHKPPKVQEKCQLEINFNTLQTKLRLSNRPAFMPSEGKMVSDISNAWGSLEGAEKGYEEWLLNEIRRLERLDHLAEKFRQKAAIHEAWTNGKEEMLQQKDYETASLSDIKALLKKHEAFESDLAAHQDRVEQIAAIAQELNELEYYDSPSVNARCQRICDQWDSLGVLTQKRSEALQRTEKLLETIDQLYLEFAKRAAPFNNWMEGAMEDLQDTFIVHTIEEIQGLSTAHEQFKATLPEADKERQAILGIHNEIAKIVQTYHVNMAGINPYTTINPQEINAKWDKVRQLVPQRDQALIEEHARQQNNERLRRQFANQANVIGPWIQTKMEEIGRISIEMHGTLEDQLTHLRQYEKSIVNYKPKIDQLEGDHQLIQEALIFDNKHTNYTMEHIRVGWEQLLTTIARTINEIENQILTRDAKGISQEQMNEFRASFNHFDRDHSGTLGAEEFKACLISLGFDIGNDSQGEAEFARIMSIVDPNRLGLITFQAFIDFMSRETADTDTADQVMASFKVLAGDKNYILADELRRELPPDQAEYCIARMTPYTGPDAVPGALDYMSFSTALYGESDL; from the exons ATGGATCACCACCAtcaacaacatcatcatcatcaatatgATGAAGGAGACAACGACTATAGGCAACCGGAAGATGACTGGGACCGGGATATGCTGCTTGACCCCGCCTGGGAGAAACAACAGCGAAAG ACGTTTACTGCGTGGTGCAATTCTCATCTACGAAAGGCAGGGACACAGATCGAAAACATTGAGGAAGATTTTCGAGACGGACTCAAGCTCATGCTGCTCCTAGAGGTCATTTCAG GAGAACGCTTGGCCAAACCAGAGAGAGGAAAGATGAGAGTCCATAAGATCTCCAATGTGAATAAAGCTCTGAACTTCATTGCAAGCAAAGGAGTCAAACTGGTCTCAATTGGAGCAGAGG AGATTGTTGATGGGAATGCTAAGATGACTCTGGGGATGATCTGGACCATTATCCTCCGCTTCGCCATCCAGGACATCTCAGTGGAGG agaccTCAGCTAAAGAAGGCCTGCTGCTGTGGTGCCAGAGAAAAACAGCTCCCTACAAAAATGTCAACATCCAGAATTTCCACATCAG TTGGAAGGATGGATTGGGCTTCTGCGCACTTATTCACAGACATCGTCCAGAGCTCATTGATTACGGTAAACTGCGCAAG GACGACCCAATGACTAATCTGAACACCGCCTTTGACGTCGCTGAAAAGTACCTGGACATCCCTAAGATGCTGGATGCAGAAG ATATCGTTAGTACGTTGCGTCCCGATGAAAAGGCCATCATGACGTATGTGTCATGTTACTACCATGCCTTCTCAGGCAAACAGAAG GCCGAGACAGCAGCCAATCGGATCTGCAAAGTCCTGGCTGTCAATCAGGAGAACGAGCAACTGATGGAAGACTATGAGAAACTGGCCAGTGAT CTCCTGGAGTGGATTCGCAGAACAATCCCATGGTTGGAGAACCGCCTTCCAGAGAACACCATGCAGGCCATGCAGCAGAAGTTGGAGGATTTCCGGGACTACCGACGACTTCACAAACCTCCCAAAGTTCAGGAGAAATGTCAGCTGGAGATCAACTTCAACACACTGCAGACCAAACTCCGCCTCAGCAACCGGCCTGCGTTCATGCCCTCAGAGGGGAAGATGGTCTCG GATATCTCCAATGCTTGGGGAAGTCTTGAGGGAGCAGAGAAAGGTTATGAAGAGTGGCTACTAAATGAGATTCGCAGACTGGAGAGACTCGACCACCTTGCAGAGAAATTCCGCCAAAAAGCTGCCATCCATGAGGCCTGGACTAACG GTAAGGAGGAGATGCTGCAGCAGAAAGACTACGAGACCGCATCCCTCTCTGACATCAAAGCTTTGCTGAAGAAGCATGAGGCGTTTGAGAGTGACCTTGCAGCTCATCAGGACAGAGTGGAACAGATCGCTGCCATCGCACAGGAGCTGAA TGAGTTGGAGTACTATGACTCTCCCAGTGTAAATGCTCGCTGTCAGCGGATCTGTGATCAGTGGGATTCACTGGGGGTTTTAACTCAGAAACGTAGCGAGGCCTTACAG AGGACCGAGAAACTGTTAGAAACGATTGATCAGCTGTACCTGGAGTTTGCCAAAAGGGCGGCGCCCTTTAACAACTGGATGGAGGGAGCCATGGAAGACCTGCAGGACACTTTTATCGTCCACACCATTGAGGAGATACAG gGACTCAGCACAGCCCATGAGCAGTTTAAAGCCACACTGCCCGAGGCAGATAAGGAGCGACAGGCCATCCTGGGCATCCATAATGAAATTGCTAAAATAGTGCAGACATACCACGTCAACATGGCTGGCATTAACCCCTACACCACCATCAACCCCCAGGAGATCAATGCCAAATGGGATAAG GTGAGGCAGTTAGTACCCCAGAGAGATCAGGCCCTGATAGAAGAACACGCTCGTCAGCAGAATAATGAGAGACTGCGCAGACAGTTTGCTAATCAGGCAAATGTCATTGGGCCCTGGATCCAGACCAAGATGGAG GAAATTGGCAGAATCTCTATTGAGATGCACGGGACCCTGGAGGATCAGCTGACCCACCTTCGGCAGTATGAGAAGAGCATTGTGAACTACAAACCAAAGATTGACCAGCTAGAGGGAGACCATCAACTCATACAGGAAGCACTGATATTTGACAACAAACACACTAACTACACCATGGAG CACATCCGTGTAGGTTGGGAGCAGCTCCTCACCACCATCGCTCGCACCATCAACGAGATCGAGAACCAGATTCTGACCCGTGACGCCAAAGGCATCAGCCAGGAACAAATGAATGAGTTCAGAGCCTCGTTCAACCACTTCGATCGA GACCACTCGGGCACACTGGGCGCTGAGGAATTCAAAGCCTGCCTAATCAGTCTGGGCTTCGATATCGGGAACGactcacag GGAGAGGCGGAGTTTGCCCGCATCATGAGCATTGTGGATCCTAACCGACTGGGACTGATCACATTCCAGGCCTTCATTGACTTTATGTCTCGCGAGACGGCCGACACGGACACCGCTGATCAGGTCATGGCATCCTTTAAAGTCCTAGCTGGAGACAAG AACTATATCCTGGCGGATGAGCTGCGGCGTGAGCTCCCCCCTGACCAGGCCGAGTACTGCATCGCCCGCATGACGCCTTACACCGGCCCTGACGCCGTCCCGGGAGCTCTTGACTACATGTCCTTCTCCACCGCCCTCTATGGGGAGAGTGACCTCTGA
- the actn1 gene encoding alpha-actinin-1 isoform X4: MDHHHQQHHHHQYDEGDNDYRQPEDDWDRDMLLDPAWEKQQRKTFTAWCNSHLRKAGTQIENIEEDFRDGLKLMLLLEVISGERLAKPERGKMRVHKISNVNKALNFIASKGVKLVSIGAEEIVDGNAKMTLGMIWTIILRFAIQDISVEETSAKEGLLLWCQRKTAPYKNVNIQNFHISWKDGLGFCALIHRHRPELIDYGKLRKDDPMTNLNTAFDVAEKYLDIPKMLDAEDIVSTLRPDEKAIMTYVSCYYHAFSGKQKAETAANRICKVLAVNQENEQLMEDYEKLASDLLEWIRRTIPWLENRLPENTMQAMQQKLEDFRDYRRLHKPPKVQEKCQLEINFNTLQTKLRLSNRPAFMPSEGKMVSDISNAWGSLEGAEKGYEEWLLNEIRRLERLDHLAEKFRQKAAIHEAWTNGKEEMLQQKDYETASLSDIKALLKKHEAFESDLAAHQDRVEQIAAIAQELNELEYYDSPSVNARCQRICDQWDSLGVLTQKRSEALQRTEKLLETIDQLYLEFAKRAAPFNNWMEGAMEDLQDTFIVHTIEEIQGLSTAHEQFKATLPEADKERQAILGIHNEIAKIVQTYHVNMAGINPYTTINPQEINAKWDKVRQLVPQRDQALIEEHARQQNNERLRRQFANQANVIGPWIQTKMEEIGRISIEMHGTLEDQLTHLRQYEKSIVNYKPKIDQLEGDHQLIQEALIFDNKHTNYTMEHIRVGWEQLLTTIARTINEIENQILTRDAKGISQEQMNEFRASFNHFDRKRTGMMDAEDFRACLISMGYNMGEAEFARIMSIVDPNRLGLITFQAFIDFMSRETADTDTADQVMASFKVLAGDKNYILADELRRELPPDQAEYCIARMTPYTGPDAVPGALDYMSFSTALYGESDL, translated from the exons ATGGATCACCACCAtcaacaacatcatcatcatcaatatgATGAAGGAGACAACGACTATAGGCAACCGGAAGATGACTGGGACCGGGATATGCTGCTTGACCCCGCCTGGGAGAAACAACAGCGAAAG ACGTTTACTGCGTGGTGCAATTCTCATCTACGAAAGGCAGGGACACAGATCGAAAACATTGAGGAAGATTTTCGAGACGGACTCAAGCTCATGCTGCTCCTAGAGGTCATTTCAG GAGAACGCTTGGCCAAACCAGAGAGAGGAAAGATGAGAGTCCATAAGATCTCCAATGTGAATAAAGCTCTGAACTTCATTGCAAGCAAAGGAGTCAAACTGGTCTCAATTGGAGCAGAGG AGATTGTTGATGGGAATGCTAAGATGACTCTGGGGATGATCTGGACCATTATCCTCCGCTTCGCCATCCAGGACATCTCAGTGGAGG agaccTCAGCTAAAGAAGGCCTGCTGCTGTGGTGCCAGAGAAAAACAGCTCCCTACAAAAATGTCAACATCCAGAATTTCCACATCAG TTGGAAGGATGGATTGGGCTTCTGCGCACTTATTCACAGACATCGTCCAGAGCTCATTGATTACGGTAAACTGCGCAAG GACGACCCAATGACTAATCTGAACACCGCCTTTGACGTCGCTGAAAAGTACCTGGACATCCCTAAGATGCTGGATGCAGAAG ATATCGTTAGTACGTTGCGTCCCGATGAAAAGGCCATCATGACGTATGTGTCATGTTACTACCATGCCTTCTCAGGCAAACAGAAG GCCGAGACAGCAGCCAATCGGATCTGCAAAGTCCTGGCTGTCAATCAGGAGAACGAGCAACTGATGGAAGACTATGAGAAACTGGCCAGTGAT CTCCTGGAGTGGATTCGCAGAACAATCCCATGGTTGGAGAACCGCCTTCCAGAGAACACCATGCAGGCCATGCAGCAGAAGTTGGAGGATTTCCGGGACTACCGACGACTTCACAAACCTCCCAAAGTTCAGGAGAAATGTCAGCTGGAGATCAACTTCAACACACTGCAGACCAAACTCCGCCTCAGCAACCGGCCTGCGTTCATGCCCTCAGAGGGGAAGATGGTCTCG GATATCTCCAATGCTTGGGGAAGTCTTGAGGGAGCAGAGAAAGGTTATGAAGAGTGGCTACTAAATGAGATTCGCAGACTGGAGAGACTCGACCACCTTGCAGAGAAATTCCGCCAAAAAGCTGCCATCCATGAGGCCTGGACTAACG GTAAGGAGGAGATGCTGCAGCAGAAAGACTACGAGACCGCATCCCTCTCTGACATCAAAGCTTTGCTGAAGAAGCATGAGGCGTTTGAGAGTGACCTTGCAGCTCATCAGGACAGAGTGGAACAGATCGCTGCCATCGCACAGGAGCTGAA TGAGTTGGAGTACTATGACTCTCCCAGTGTAAATGCTCGCTGTCAGCGGATCTGTGATCAGTGGGATTCACTGGGGGTTTTAACTCAGAAACGTAGCGAGGCCTTACAG AGGACCGAGAAACTGTTAGAAACGATTGATCAGCTGTACCTGGAGTTTGCCAAAAGGGCGGCGCCCTTTAACAACTGGATGGAGGGAGCCATGGAAGACCTGCAGGACACTTTTATCGTCCACACCATTGAGGAGATACAG gGACTCAGCACAGCCCATGAGCAGTTTAAAGCCACACTGCCCGAGGCAGATAAGGAGCGACAGGCCATCCTGGGCATCCATAATGAAATTGCTAAAATAGTGCAGACATACCACGTCAACATGGCTGGCATTAACCCCTACACCACCATCAACCCCCAGGAGATCAATGCCAAATGGGATAAG GTGAGGCAGTTAGTACCCCAGAGAGATCAGGCCCTGATAGAAGAACACGCTCGTCAGCAGAATAATGAGAGACTGCGCAGACAGTTTGCTAATCAGGCAAATGTCATTGGGCCCTGGATCCAGACCAAGATGGAG GAAATTGGCAGAATCTCTATTGAGATGCACGGGACCCTGGAGGATCAGCTGACCCACCTTCGGCAGTATGAGAAGAGCATTGTGAACTACAAACCAAAGATTGACCAGCTAGAGGGAGACCATCAACTCATACAGGAAGCACTGATATTTGACAACAAACACACTAACTACACCATGGAG CACATCCGTGTAGGTTGGGAGCAGCTCCTCACCACCATCGCTCGCACCATCAACGAGATCGAGAACCAGATTCTGACCCGTGACGCCAAAGGCATCAGCCAGGAACAAATGAATGAGTTCAGAGCCTCGTTCAACCACTTCGATCGA AAGAGAACAGGCATGATGGATGCAGAAGACTTCAGAGCCTGCCTCATCTCCATGGGTTATAATATG GGAGAGGCGGAGTTTGCCCGCATCATGAGCATTGTGGATCCTAACCGACTGGGACTGATCACATTCCAGGCCTTCATTGACTTTATGTCTCGCGAGACGGCCGACACGGACACCGCTGATCAGGTCATGGCATCCTTTAAAGTCCTAGCTGGAGACAAG AACTATATCCTGGCGGATGAGCTGCGGCGTGAGCTCCCCCCTGACCAGGCCGAGTACTGCATCGCCCGCATGACGCCTTACACCGGCCCTGACGCCGTCCCGGGAGCTCTTGACTACATGTCCTTCTCCACCGCCCTCTATGGGGAGAGTGACCTCTGA